Proteins encoded together in one Anguilla anguilla isolate fAngAng1 chromosome 9, fAngAng1.pri, whole genome shotgun sequence window:
- the angptl5 gene encoding angiopoietin-related protein 5 has translation MEFLLIALLISVFPLLQTSPSNSLDSDESNATLSQFESITDEIKGASAKAEIKLPTRVASSEKCMIPCELTAKLMKEEKQSLCGNLQHSLVTYSRSTRKLIRDMMDEHHRSMEFLSTQVRELMNKVQAISSEALRNNAEILSFKPVPSHGRDCSDIKDTMDAVSKIPSGIYIIQPEDTDYAFEAFCEMDYMGGGWTVIQRRTDGLTDFKRAWIDYVDGFGHLPGEHWLGLRKLFSIVNQKNTHFQLHIALVSQDDTTAYASYDNFRIDDETKFFAIHLGRYAGSAGDAFRGYSQEQNQDTAPFSTSDVDNDGCLPLCTFEGQAMESCSVRQNNTGWWFNQCGLSNLNGSPLDSDLSSQPHIHWDTWTKNGVAVKIKAVTMKVKRIYIPASN, from the exons ATGGAGTTTCTCCTGATCGCACTTTTGATATCAGTTTTTCCACTCCTCCAGACATCACCGAGTAACTCTTTG GATTCTGATGAAAGCAATGCAACACTCAGCCAGTTTGAAAGCATAACAGATGAAATCAAAGGTGCCAGTGCCAAAGCCGAAATCAAACTGCCCACCAGGGTTGCCAGTTCGGAGAAATGCATGATTCCCTGTGAACTGACAGCAAAGCTCATGAAGGAGGAGAAACAGTCCCTGTGCG GAAACCTGCAGCACTCCCTTGTCACTTACTCAAGGAGCACCAGGAAGCTGATCAGAGACATGATGGATGAGCATCATAGATCAATGGAGTTCCTCTCAACTCAG GTCAGAGAGCTGATGAACAAGGTCCAGGCAATTAGCAGTGAGGCTTTGAGGAACAACGCTGAGATTTTATCTTTCAAGCCGGTGCCATCGCATg GACGGGACTGCAGTGACATTAAAGATACAATGGATGCTGTATCCAAAATTCCCAGCGGCATTTACATAATACAACCCGAGGACACTGATTATGCCTTTGAG gCCTTCTGTGAGATGGACTACATGGGAGGGGGATGGACAGTCATCCAAAGGAGGACAGATGGACTGACAGACTTCAAGCGAGCATGGATTGACTACGTTGATGGATTTGGGCATCTACCAG GAGAACACTGGCTGGGCCTGAGGAAGCTTTTTAGCATCGTGAACCAGAAGAACACCCACTTCCAGTTGCACATTGCCCTGGTCTCCCAGGATGACACCACTGCCTATGCCTCGTATGACAACTTCCGGATCGATGATGAAACCAAGTTTTTTGCGATCCACCTGGGGAGATATGCTGGAAGTGCAG GAGACGCCTTCCGAGGGTACTCCCAGGAGCAGAACCAGGACACGGCGCCCTTCAGCACCTCTGATGTGGACAATGATGGCTGCCTCCCACTGTGCACTTTCGAGGGGCAGGCAATGGAGAGCTGCAGCGTCCGGCAGAACAACACCGGCTGGTGGTTCAACCAGTGCGGCCTGTCCAACCTCAATGGCAGCCCCCTGGACTCGGACCTCTCCTCCCAGCCCCACATCCACTGGGACACCTGGACGAAAAACGGGGTCGCCGTCAAAATCAAGGCCGTCACAATGAAGGTCAAACGAATCTACATTCCCGCCTCCAATTAG